The nucleotide window ATCAACCGATAACTTATTCATAATCCCTCTCACGTGAGTTTTCACAGTGTTAGGACTGAGGTATAATGCCTCCGCAATTTCCGGATTGCTGTAACCTTCTACCATTAATTTCAAAACCTCTAACTCCCGCTGCGACAGATTCGCCACATTACCCGTCGGAGAAGGAGGTTTGAGATGGTCGATCACTTTGCGAGCGATCTGAGGGTCGAGATAAGTAGCACCCTCCGTGGCAGCTGCGATCGCTGCCAGCAGGCGATCCACACTCGCCCCCTTAATACAGTAAGCATCCGCACCGCTGGAAAGAGCGGCAATAATTTCCGTTTCAGTCGTGTGGGAAGTCAGCATCACCACTCGCACACTCGGAAGTTCCTTCTTAATTCGCTGTGTCGCCGCAATACCATCCAATCGCGGCAAACCAATATCCATTACCACCAGATCCGGCTTGAGTTTTAAAGCCGCCTCCACTCCCAGATAACCATCTTCGGCTTGTCCCACAAGCTCGATCTGCGGATGCGCGGCTAAAGATTGCTCCAACCCCAATTGCATCATGGGATCGTCTTCCACAATCAAAACCCGAAGCAGCGGGGAACCAGCAGGCAAATTTATCGGGGATGGTGTTTCAGGGGACATGATAGGGCTAGGGGCTAGGGGATAGGGGATAGGGCGTCGGGGCTAGGGCGTCGGGAAGAGGGAGAGGGAGAGGGAAGAGGGAAGAGGGGGAGGGAGAGGGAGAGGGAAGAGGAGGAATTTTTGAATGATTGACTTTCCCTAACCCCTAGCCCCGACGCCCTATCCCCTTTTTGACTTTTGACTTTTGACTTTCCCTCAGAATACTGTTTCAAATCCTCAAATGGAAAGATGTTCGACTTTTGATATAAACTTCTATCATAAGTTATGAGTTTACCAGTCTTCTAACTCGAACTGGTGAGCGGGAACCCGCCAGGTGAAGCTAGCTGTAGCATTAGCTCAATAACCAAAACATCGTAGAGAGGATCGAACCAATGGCATTTACACTTCCCGATCTGCCTTATGCTGCCAATGCCCTAGAGCCGTATATGTCGGCGAACACTTTTTCGTTCCATCATGACAAGCATCATGCTGCTTACGTCAACAATCTCAACAATTTGATCAAAGATACGGAACTAGCCGATAAGTCCCTTGAGGAAATTATCAAAGCAAGCTTCAAAGACTCCTCCAAAGTCGGTGTGTTCAACAACGCCGCCCAAGTCTGGAACCACACCTTCTTCTGGAATTCCATGAAACCGGGTGGTGGCGGCACTCCCAGCGGATCTCTAGCCGACAAAATCAACGCCGACTTCGGCAGCTTCGACAAATTCAAGGAAGAATTCAAAAACGCTGCTGCTACCCAGTTTGGTAGCGGTTGGGCTTGGCTGCTGTTAGACAACGGCACATTGAAAGTTAGCAAAACTCCCAACGCCGAAAACCCCCTAGCCCACGGGCAAACTGCGCTGCTGACTTTGGATGTTTGGGAACACGCCTATTACCTGGATTACCAGAATAAGCGCCCCGACTTCATCACTACCTTCCTTGACCATTTGGTTAACTGG belongs to Aerosakkonema funiforme FACHB-1375 and includes:
- a CDS encoding response regulator; translation: MSPETPSPINLPAGSPLLRVLIVEDDPMMQLGLEQSLAAHPQIELVGQAEDGYLGVEAALKLKPDLVVMDIGLPRLDGIAATQRIKKELPSVRVVMLTSHTTETEIIAALSSGADAYCIKGASVDRLLAAIAAATEGATYLDPQIARKVIDHLKPPSPTGNVANLSQRELEVLKLMVEGYSNPEIAEALYLSPNTVKTHVRGIMNKLSVDDRVQAAVVALRSGLV
- the sodB gene encoding superoxide dismutase [Fe]; this translates as MAFTLPDLPYAANALEPYMSANTFSFHHDKHHAAYVNNLNNLIKDTELADKSLEEIIKASFKDSSKVGVFNNAAQVWNHTFFWNSMKPGGGGTPSGSLADKINADFGSFDKFKEEFKNAAATQFGSGWAWLLLDNGTLKVSKTPNAENPLAHGQTALLTLDVWEHAYYLDYQNKRPDFITTFLDHLVNWDFAAENLSKAA